From the Thunnus albacares chromosome 24, fThuAlb1.1, whole genome shotgun sequence genome, one window contains:
- the LOC122976350 gene encoding intermediate filament protein ON3-like, with the protein MSKPRDYSSQTYSPSGSGPAKSYPTNKKIDPSGKSKEKDDMVGLNDKFVRLIDKMKQQEEENQKLDTKLKILKEQEDYEGKVDDIVKQLENELEQQIENLLRDQEKLKAELLKNQEEVEDTKKNYEDELKKRAERENEFVVTKKEVDEGQLDLVDQALDLEDLVGKLDFRRAGFDEEIKELQSHIQNETVVLRDSSKRSLDMDEIIESVKKQYANMAARTREEAEIWNQRKMDVMVTRAGQREQEVRDLKRDLSDMVRLIQKLNGDLETLTRKEESLKKDITDAVTEGDQNLEKSRETIAQLEEALRRAKQDLARQIREYQELINLKLGLDIEIATYRKLLEGEEQRMREFMRQADI; encoded by the exons ATGTCTAAACCAAGAGATTACAGCAGCCAGACCTACAGCCCCAGTGGCTCAGGACCGGCCAAAAGCTACCCGACCAACAAAAAAATCGACCCGTCTGGTAAATCCAAGGAGAAGGACGACATGGTTGGACTCAATGACAAGTTCGTCAGGTTGATTGACAAG atgaaacagcaggaggaagagaacCAAAAGCTGGACACGAAGTTGAAGATCCTCAAGGAGCAGGAGGACTACGAGGGGAAGGTCGACGACATCGTGAAGCAGCTGGAGAACGAGCTGGAGCAGCAGATCGAGAACTTGCTCCGCGACCAAGAAAAGCTCAAGGCCGAGCTGCTCAAGAaccaggaggaggtggaggacaCCAAGAAGAA ctATGAGGACGAGTTGAAAAAGAGAGCTGAACGGGAGAATGAATTTGTCGTCACCAAAAAG gaGGTAGATGAAGGTCAGCTGGATTTAGTAGATCAGGCACTGGACCTGGAGGACCTGGTAGGGAAGCTGGACTTCCGCAGGGCTGGCTTTGATGAG GAGATCAAAGAGCTGCAGTCTCACATCCAGAACGAGACAGTGGTGTTACGTGACAGCAGCAAACGGTCGCTGGACATGGACGAGATCATCGAGAGTGTCAAGAAGCAGTATGCCAACATGGCTGCCCGCACCAGGGAGGAAGCTGAGATCTGGAACCAGAGaaag ATGGATGTCATGGTTACCAGAGCAGGACAGCGCGAGCAGGAAGTTCGTGATTTAAAGAGGGACCTCTCAGACATGGTGCGCCTGATCCAGAAGCTCAATGGGGACCTGGAAACTCTCACAAGGAAG gagGAGTCCCTGAAGAAGGACATCACAGATGCGGTGACAGAGGGCGACCAAAACTTAGAGAAGTCCCGGGAGACCATCGCCCAGCTGGAGGAGGCCTTGAGGCGGGCCAAGCAGGACTTGGCTAGACAGATCCGTGAATACCAAGAGCTCATTAACCTCAAGCTGGGCCTGGACATTGAGATCGCCACCTATCGCAAGCTGCTGGAGGGCGAGGAGCAGAG AATGAGGGAGTTCATGCGCCAAGCAG ATATCTAA
- the gpbar1 gene encoding G-protein coupled bile acid receptor 1 has product MDSNNSHTLFSGERQLIYAITIPLSTSIILSNLFIIFGIAWNRQLHNTTNYFFLSLLVADLCTGMALPFIPLMGLNRELSFTSCLGAHIFPNFLFLAFLLNLVMVHYERYICIVDPLHYSNLWMHRSFPLTLLVVWAPPLLYASLPAFGWNNWTGPDWNSCCENSQTFSNCSTNSTTCCSYRRVFPNAFIYLEVYGLVLPAILTIAGMTGRVLWITRGQLKDICRLHRSVERGSQASDREHRLNLRYTRCVVAVSLTFLACWVPYLIYMHVCIAFLISDTKWSSTTHIVLSCTGIGSMAVVPLVLGLANRQYTEPARKLLQKLRDRWRRRTQGSDEVAV; this is encoded by the coding sequence ATGGACAGCAACAACTCCCACACTCTGTTCTCCGGGGAGCGGCAGCTCATCTACGCCATCACCATACCACTTTCGACCTCCATCATCCTGTCCaacctcttcatcatctttgGCATCGCCTGGAACCGCCAGCTCCACAACACGACCAACTACTTCTTCCTCAGCCTATTAGTGGCTGATTTGTGCACGGGCATGGCACTCCCTTTCATACCGTTGATGGGTCTGAACCGGGAGTTAAGTTTTACTTCTTGCCTTGGGGCTCACATCTTCCCAAACTTCCTCTTCCTGGCGTTCCTTCTCAACCTGGTAATGGTCCACTATGAGCGCTACATTTGCATTGTTGACCCCCTTCATTACAGTAACTTGTGGATGCATCGCAGTTTTCCTCTAACGTTGCTTGTGGTGTGGGCGCCACCACTTTTATACGCATCACTACCTGCTTTTGGGTGGAATAACTGGACAGGGCCAGATTGGAACAGCTGTTGTGAAAATAgccaaacattttcaaactgtTCAACAAACAGTACCACCTGCTGCTCGTACAGGCGAGTGTTCCCCAATGCTTTCATCTACTTGGAGGTGTACGGACTCGTCTTACCTGCGATTCTCACCATCGCTGGTATGACTGGCCGCGTTCTGTGGATCACCCGTGGTCAGCTGAAGGACATTTGCCGTCTTCATCGTTCTGTGGAGCGGGGAAGTCAGGCCTCAGACCGGGAGCACAGACTGAACCTGCGGTACACTCGCTGCGTAGTGGCCGTGTCACTAACGTTTCTCGCATGCTGGGTTCCCTATCTCATTTACATGCATGTCTGCATAGCCTTCCTGATAAGCGACACCAAGTGGAGCTCCACCACTCACATCGTGCTCTCTTGCACCGGTATTGGAAGCATGGCTGTGGTGCCGCTGGTGCTCGGCCTCGCGAACAGGCAGTACACGGAGCCTGCACGCAAACTTCTGCAGAAACTCAGAGACAGGTGGAGGCGAAGGACACAGGGATCAGACGAGGTTGCAGTCTAA
- the LOC122976343 gene encoding angio-associated migratory cell protein has product MDNTEENAIDIHGDEEIIEVIDLNDTEPGPDDLADNLEDVDFEEPENADDDEGWETEDDMEAEAEQDDSELTFSKHTGSVFCVNLDPATNTLAVTGGEDDKAYVWRVSDGEVLFECTGHKDSVTCAVFSHDSALVASGDMSGVIKVWKVETKQEIWSFEVGDLEWLEWHPCAPVLLAGTDDGNVWMWKIPSGDCKTFQSSACQATRGKVLPDGKRAVVGYEDGTVRVWDLKQGNAIHVIKGQDGHKGALTCLACNKDGSLVLTGSVDGCAKLINTATGKVVGAFCVDGGVAKGSNDDEESNSVESVGFCNILPLIAVAYLDGTLAIYDVSTQVLRHRCQHEAGIVHLQWEESSSVVSTCSLDGALRLWDARSGNMVSEYHGHNAEILDFTVNREASLAITASGDNQSKVFCLQRPDR; this is encoded by the exons ATGGATAACACGGAGGAAAATGCGATTGACATCCACGGAGATGAGGAAATTATTGAGGTTATCGACCTAAACGACACGGAGCCTGGTCCCG ATGATTTGGCTGACAACTTGGAGGACGTCGACTTTGAAGAGCCTGAGAACGCGGATGATGATGAAGGCTGGGAGACAGAGGACGATATGGAAGCAGAGGCAGAGCAAGATGACAGCGAGCTCACCTTCTCCAAACACACTG gctctgtgttttgtgtgaacTTGGATCCAGCCACAAACACCCTGGCGGTAACAGGAGGAGAGGACGACAAGGCGTACGTTTGGAGGGTGAGCGACGGAGAGGTTCTGTTTGAGTGCACAG GCCACAAAGACTCTGTGACGTGCGCCGTGTTCAGCCACGACTCCGCCCTGGTGGCTTCGGGTGACATGAGCGGCGTGATTAAAGTCTGGAAAGTGGAGACCAAACAGGAGATCTGGTCCTTCGAAGTGGGCGATCTGGAG TGGTTGGAGTGGCATCCGTGTGCTCCGGTGCTGCTGGCGGGAACAGACGACGGCAACGTGTGGATGTGGAAGATCCCCTCAGGAGACTGTAAAACCTTCCAGAGCTCTGCATGCCAGGCCACCCGTGGCAAAGTCCTTCCCGACG GTAAACGGGCTGTGGTGGGTTATGAGGACGGGACAGTGCGAGTGTGGGATTTGAAGCAGGGCAATGCTATCCACGTCATTAAAG GTCAGGACGGACACAAGGGGGCGCTGACCTGTCTGGCGTGCAACAAGGACGGCTCTCTGGTGCTGACGGGGTCAGTGGACGGCTGCGCCAAACTCATTAACACCGCAACGGGCAAG gtggtCGGAGCTTTCTGTGTGGATGGAGGCGTAGCCAAAGGATCGAACGACGATGAAGAATCCAACTCTGTCGAGTCTGTGGGATTCTGCAACAT CCTGCCTCTCATAGCTGTAGCTTACCTGGACGGGACTCTGGCCATATATGATGTCTCCACACAAGTCTTGAGGCACAGGTGCCAACATGAG GCGGGCATCGTTCACCTGCAGTGGGAAGAGTCTTCCTCCGTGGTGTCCACCTGCAGTTTAGACGGAGCGCTGCGCCTGTGGGACGCTCGCTCCGGCAACATGGTGTCAGAGTACCACGGCCACAACGCAGAGATCCTCGACTTCACCGTCAACAG GGAAGCGTCCCTCGCGATAACCGCTTCAGGAGACAACCAATCGAAAGTCTTCTGCCTCCAAAGGCCCGATCGGTAA